In Capsicum annuum cultivar UCD-10X-F1 chromosome 11, UCD10Xv1.1, whole genome shotgun sequence, one genomic interval encodes:
- the LOC107848503 gene encoding fasciclin-like arabinogalactan protein 12 yields the protein MKHQIISYFSLILLTIIIQFSTLTLSQTATSPTPSGPTNLTQILEKAGQFTTLIRLMKVTQVGDQINTQLNNSNQGMTVFAPTDNAFSGLKSGTINSLSAQQQVQLVQFHVLPNFISMSQFQTVSNPLRTQAGDASAGDFPLNVTTSGNQVNVSTGVDDATVANTIYSDGQLAVYQVDKVLQPLSIFAAPSPATAPAPATLKSKSKSPAGLSPSSGSDDSPADASGGERNIIAMHGMRVLFFGVSLFALL from the exons atgaaacaccaaattatttcttatttttcactCATTTTACTTACAATAATCATCCAATTTTCCACCTTAACACTATCACAAACAGCCACATCTCCAACCCCATCTGGTCCAACAAACCTAACACAAATCCTAGAAAAAGCTGGCCAATTCACAACACTAATAAGACTAATGAAAGTAACACAAGTTGGTGATCAAATCAACACACAATTAAACAATTCTAATCAAGGCATGACAGTTTTTGCACCAACTGATAATGCATTTTCTGGCTTAAAATCTGGGACAATAAACTCACTAAGTGCACAACAACAAGTTCAACTTGTGCAGTTTCATGTGTTGCCTAACTTCATTTCTATGTCACAGTTTCAAACTGTTAGTAATCCTTTGAGAACACAAGCTGGTGATGCTAGTGCTGGTGATTTCCCATTGAATGTAACGACGTCCGGCAACCAAGTTAATGTGTCTACTGGTGTTGATGATGCTACTGTGGCTAACACAATTTATTCTGATGGTCAGCTTGCTGTTTATCAG GTTGATAAAGTGCTTCAACCTTTGAGTATCTTTGCTGCACCTTCTCCGGCAACGGCACCGGCTCCAGCGACATTGAAGTCGAAAAGTAAGTCTCCGGCAGGACTGAGCCCTAGCTCCGGTAGCGACGACTCACCGGCGGATGCTTCCGGTGGTGAGAGGAATATTATTGCCATGCATGGCATGAGGGTTTTGTTTTTTGGAGTTTCTTTGTTTGCATTAttgtaa